Sequence from the Methanobacteriaceae archaeon genome:
TGTGATTTGATGTAAATAGTAACCAGGTTACTTAAAGTCACTGCTCGAATTTTTTTCTCTGTATCAATACCCCTTTGCTCAGCAGCAACCACCACCGGCATGGTAGCAGAAATACCTTGATTACCACTGCCAGAATTACTAATAGCTGGTAAAGTGCAACCAGACATTCGGGCATCAGAACCAGCAGCAGTTAATGAAATGGCTTTGGAAATGATATCCATGGAGAAAAAACCATTATCCATGTTTGATTCAATATTTTTACCTACATTAAGGCCATAAGAATTATTTAGTCCTTCTTCACAGATTTTTTTAGTGATATCTATACTATTTTTAATAATTTCCAGTTCCTTTAAATCCACATTATCCACAAATTCTAAAATCGAATCCATATTTAAAAAATCCATATTTTCATTTTTGGATTGATTAGGAATAATCAAAGGAGTTTCTTTAATTATTTCCCCATCAACTTCTATTAAAACAACATTGGTATGGGAATTTTCTATCACAACTCTAACTTTAGAGGTAATAGATTCAATGGTTACTTCCAGGTAGAATTTCGATTTGGAATCGTGAAGTTCTACATTAATTAAACCATCACTAATTAATTCTTTGGCATTTTCTATGTCCAATTTTTTTATATCATTTAATATTTCCAGATTCTTCTCTATATCTGGTTTAATAATTCCCAGGGCCCCGGCCATTAAGACCGATGAAAGATTAATTTCATAGCTAGTTGTCCCAGGGAGGGATACACTCATAGCGTTTTTGAGTAAATTACGGCTGGCTTTAATAACTACCTTTTTAATAATACTAGTGCCCAATTGCCTTTTAGCAATAGCTACTGCATAAGTGATGGCTATTGGTTCAGTACAACCTAATGATTTTACTAGTTCTTTATTTAAAAGGTCTATGAATCTTTTTTCTTCCATGTTATTCCTCACCTTTAAAATTTCCTAAGTATATCTTAACCATAATTTACTAATTAATTATAAGCAACCTTTAAATAATTAAACTTTTACATTAAAATTAAAATATAAATATAAATAAACCCAGAATTTCGTAAAACATTAAAATCAGAATAATTATCTAAAAAAAGAAAAAATTATATTTTAGGAAATTCCAAACAGAGATTATCTCCCTTAGAATATACTAGTATTTTTGAGTCGGAGGCTATAAATTTAGGCATTAAACGATGCAAAAGTTTGTAAAAAACTTCATAAGAATCTTTATTGCTTCGCTCAGCAGAAACATAGACTTTTTCCAAACTAACATCAATATCCAGAGGACCTGCCACACCATAATCATTTAAAATGGTCTGACTAATATTTTCATTCTTTTGATCAATGAAGTTGGTCACATCCACATAAACATCTTCAAAATCCATTAGGCTTTCTTGTTCATGCTGGAACTTGTGAAGTGCCATGTCAATATTGGCCTTAAGTTCTCTTTCTTTATAAGGCTTCATCAAATATCCATAAGGATAAGTCTGGGCGGCCCTATTAATTGTTTTATCATCAGCATAGGCAGTTAAATAAATAACTGGGATATCATGCATGCTTATTATTAATTTAGCTGCGTCAATTCCATCCATTTCTCCTTTGAGGACTATGTCCATTAATATTAAATCAGGTTTATCTGATTTAACGCTTTTTATGGCATCCTCACCAGTAGAAGCCGTGGCTGTAACCATAAAACCCAGTTTTTCCAGTTTCTTTTTCAGACCCAATGCCAGTATGCGTTCATCTTCTACAATTAAGATTTTTACTTCTGAC
This genomic interval carries:
- a CDS encoding L-serine ammonia-lyase, iron-sulfur-dependent, subunit alpha, whose protein sequence is MEEKRFIDLLNKELVKSLGCTEPIAITYAVAIAKRQLGTSIIKKVVIKASRNLLKNAMSVSLPGTTSYEINLSSVLMAGALGIIKPDIEKNLEILNDIKKLDIENAKELISDGLINVELHDSKSKFYLEVTIESITSKVRVVIENSHTNVVLIEVDGEIIKETPLIIPNQSKNENMDFLNMDSILEFVDNVDLKELEIIKNSIDITKKICEEGLNNSYGLNVGKNIESNMDNGFFSMDIISKAISLTAAGSDARMSGCTLPAISNSGSGNQGISATMPVVVAAEQRGIDTEKKIRAVTLSNLVTIYIKSHLGRLSAMCGAIISSMGACCGITFILGGKKREIESALQIMMANVTGMICDGAKSGCALKVSTCTYAAFQSALLAVSGVSISEKEGIIEKNLEKTIENFCTLANTGMKEADRLILEMMMEKSYS
- a CDS encoding response regulator, producing the protein MSEVKILIVEDERILALGLKKKLEKLGFMVTATASTGEDAIKSVKSDKPDLILMDIVLKGEMDGIDAAKLIISMHDIPVIYLTAYADDKTINRAAQTYPYGYLMKPYKERELKANIDMALHKFQHEQESLMDFEDVYVDVTNFIDQKNENISQTILNDYGVAGPLDIDVSLEKVYVSAERSNKDSYEVFYKLLHRLMPKFIASDSKILVYSKGDNLCLEFPKI